AGGTGATTTTTCCCTGGCTATAAAATAATGATAACGCGATTTTTCTATGTGCAATTCCGCTTGCTGCATCAGTAAATCAGGTCTATTGGTTTTTTCATCAATGGTTTTTAAGCGGTTTTTAACCGCTTCAAGCGCTTTATCTACTTTCTTTAAATTGTCATTAAGGTCTTTAATGAAGGTCTTTGAATCTTTTTTTTCTGGGAATTCGAAACCATAAGCTGTTGTCATCACTGAAAATGTAAACAGCACTATACAACACATTAAATTTTGTATGGCATGGCGTAGATTTACTTGCATAAGCTCTCCATTTTAACCAAATACAAATCCAGTTCATCAATCCAGTATTCTTGATCAAATTTCCAATGGATGGGGTCTGAGTTGATCACTTTTGCTTTTTTATGCTCAACAGGTTCTTTGGTATCTGAGAACTGTCCACGCTTAAACTCATCCATACGGGTTTCATACTCTAGGATATTCATTTGTTCATTAAAATGAATAATCTCTGCAGATACATCCTTTAATGCATCTTCTTGTACAGTTAGTGTTTCAGCTTTGAGTTCTTTTTCTTTTAAAGAATAAATCATGGATAAATGAGTCGCCAGACCATATTCTTTCCACTGTTCATCTTTAACGGCCAAGAGCCTTTCTTTTTCAAAGCTTATGAGTTTTTGTTGTTGCCAAATATTTTCAATCAAAGGGTGATATTTGGCAGCATCAACAATCGCATTAATTTTATTTAAAGAATCGCCATTTTTTATTTTTTCAATGGTTTTTGAGTATTGGTCTCTATAAAGATCAATGATTTTTCTTGTGTCACCGTAACGACATAAATTACGCAAAACAATACCATACAATAAATACTTTTCAGGTTGATTGATATCACTAAAGTGCGGTGCTTTTAAGGCATGCAGTGATCCCAATGACTTTTGGTAATCATAAAGCCAAAAATGATTCCAGGCTTTTTCCAGAAAAACATCACTTTGGGTTAAGATATTGCTATCAACGGCATTGTAAAATTTTAGGCTGTTTTCATACTCTTGTTGCTCAAACAAGAGTCTAGCTAAGGTTTTTCTAATTAAATTTTTTAATCGTGTTTTTTCAGGGACTTTTTCCAACAAAGTCACCAGTTGATCAATGGTCTCTTGAGATATTTTTTCTTCTTCAGACTCAGATAATTCACGAATAATCTTACTGTATTCTACTTTTTGGTAGGGTAGACCACCTTCTTTAAGATAATTGAACTTGTCATCTCCCCATTGGGTATCAGCTTTAATATAGTCGTCTTTTCCTTGATAAAACTTAATTTGCTCATCAAGAGCTTCAGAAAATTGTGCAAACTCACTGCTGGCCAATAATTCTTGTTCAATCAAGTGAGCATCATAGGGAAGCTTTTCCATTAGATTAAAAATAGACTTTAAACTCTCTCCTATAAACTCTTTATTGGCACCATGCCGAATAACTTCAACATAATATTCCAAGGCCACAGTATACAGTTTTAATTTTTCCAAGGATTTTGCAAAAATAAATTCAGCACCAACATAGTTTTCGGCCGTGTTTTGGTTATTCTGAATAAACAACCAAGCATAGGCACTTGATTTTAAGTATTTTTTCTTATCAAAATATTTTCTAGCGTTATTGTAATCTCCTTGTGGGGTGGGAGATTGACGGATTTTTTTGCTACAACCGTTAATAAAAAACAAGCCAAAAGAAAAAAAGAATATCAAACAAGGACGATACAATTTTACTTGTATAGAATTCATTTATTTTTTTTGTCCATTCCCGCCGCGATTAAAGCTTAAACCTACAACAATACTGGGCTCATTTTTTGGGTTTAAATCATCAAAAATAAAGTAATTGCGAAGTTCAGTCTTAATAGAGAGTTTTTGGTTTAAGTACAGCCTTAAACCAAAACCAAGGTCAGCCGTTGGTTTGAAACCACTATCAAAATTAAAAAAACCGCCCCCTAAAAGGACATAGCTTTCACCATGCATAATTTTTCTATTGAAAAACAGCATTTTTCTATAAACGGGCTTAAAAATAATATTACTGGTGATGACATAGTTTTTAGAGTCTCTATCAGTGGCTTCCAAGCCAAAAAGCAATTGTAAGTCATTTTGTAGACCGGTATTTTGGTTGGCAATCCAGGTAAACTGAGGCAGCTCAAGAGCAAAAGCATCATTAAAGTGATAAACATAAGAGAAGTTGGCACCAAAGCCTTTTTCAAAGGCATCAATGGGTAGGTATGAAGCCGCAAAGAAAAATTCATTTTTCATGTGGTATTTTCTGTTTTGGATGGCATAAGTTTCTGGGTCAAGAAAACTTTGTGCAAAAGAGTGTTGAATGCCAAAAAAACAAACCGAGCAAAAGAATAAAATAAACTGAGGCTTTAAATTTTTCATTGATACTTCCATTTTATAACACTTTTTCCAAAATGCACACTTTGAGCTGATATTTTAAGGAAAGATTTAGCATTGGATTAAAAAGGTGCTCCTGATTGAATCCATGCCAAAATTGTTTGGTAAGCACTATTGCTGGTGCCGCCGGTAAAAGCTTGGATATGAGGAGATTGACCATTTGGATAGGTCAAAAGTAAGCTGCTGCTAGGTGAGCTAGGATCAACTCTTAAACCTTGCCCAACATCTAAAAATAAAGAGTCATAAATGGTGACCAGTGTTTCACCATTGCCTTCTTGTAAAATGAGACCATTAACATCAAGCGGTGTGTTATTGTAGTGGCAGTTGGTACAGCGTTGACCAATGCTTGAGTCTGAAAAAATGGGATAGATATCATTTTGAAAGGAGAGGTTTGATCCTTCCTCTGGATAATTTTGAGGGTCCAGTTGACTAACATCAACAACGGAACAAAACTGTAAAAGAGTCACGCAGATTAATACACTGAGCAATATAAAATTATTAGTTTTTAGTGTGTTATGATTTTTCATTGTTGTAGACTCCATTTTCCTTATTTTAATTATACATCAAAATGATAACTGGTACTCCAAAGAAGCAATGTGTTGTAAATATTCAAAAGAACTGTTTGTATAGTCTTCATCAGCAAGACTAAATGTATTGCTATTACTATAATGTTTGTAATCAATTGAATAGTTCAGTCTTAGTTTATGCTGGCGATGAAGTACGTAATCATAATAAATTTGCCCCAATAAACCTAACTTTAAATTTGTATCATTAAGAACCGTATTGCTACCGGTATCGGTATAGTTGCCTAAAAAAGCATATTGGAGGTTGATTGTTAATGGATGGTTGGCAATTTTTTTAAGCATTGAAAAGCCCAGAGTAAACTGCTTGCTTGAAAAACTGTTAAAAACATTTTGTGAAACTTGATTGATATCTTCAATATCATCGCTTTTAAAGCGTTGTATTTGATAGCCTAGATTAAGACCCCAGTTTAAGTTTTGAGAAGATTGATTCATATAATGTAAAGAAGGGTGAATGTGCAGCATACTTTGATTAAGGTTTTGTTGCAAAAATGTGTTTCCAGCAGCATCATTGAGGTTTACATTGGGTTTAAATACGTGATAGCTGCTATTGATGTTTAGAAAATATTGTTTTTTAGCTTGAGGAGACTTGGACAGTTTGTACTTTAAGGAAAGATTAACACCAGGCCCACCTGTCCAATAACTGTAAAAGGGCGTGTTGTTTTCTGAACGTATCAAGTAGTTTATTGCAGAGTAGCTAGGGCCAGCTGTAAAAAACAACTGTGGTGATTGTTGCAAAGTCCTGCTTCTATTACGATGGGGTCTTTTTACTTTTCTAACAGGTGGATAAGGAGTTTTTTTTCTAGGTTTTTGTCTATAAGAGGGAGCAGGCGCTTTTTTAAGAGGTATAAACGCTTGTTTCGCAATCCAGCCTTCAATATTCCTATTGCTGCGTTTTGAAAAAATTTTAACTTTATAAAATGCTCCAGTGGAGCCTTTGATACTGGCTTTTTGATTGCGGTATACGCGGTCAATTTTCTGTGAATCTTTATAAGGGTAACGATAAATATAAGTATTGCGCTGAACCGTTGCTGCCCACAAGCTAAAACTAAAGCTCAGGTTAAGAAAAATCACAATTAGAAGTGTTTTTTTCACAATACTTTTAAACGGTCTCCAATCAGACACGGACCATAATTGAGTTAGATAGGTCACCACCAGCAGCAACAATATCAACCCCAAGTAAATCTGCCAATGAATTACGTAGCTGCGCAACAGTATTCCCTGAGCTCATAAAGTTTTGTGAAACCGGATCAAAACCGAGGTAGTTAAAGTTATTATCCATACTGGCCAAAGATCCATTTTTAAAAGCCGTAGGAGAAGCAACCACAATCATTTCTATACCTTTTTGATCAACATTGGCTGCGGTTCCGCCACCAAAGCTGTCTCCGGTATTGGCATTGGGGTCATCCGCTAAATCCGGACCTCTATTGCAATCATTGGTAATGGTGATCAGCATTCTATCTAGGACTGAATTACCTGGAATGTCGGGGTCATCAATTGATTGAGCATAGGATAGGGTATCAAAAATAACTTGTGACATATAATCTGCAAACTGCTGAAAAAAACGACCATTGGCAACACCGCCGGCTCTAACCGCCGTTCCACGTGTGGTTTGGCCAAAGGCAACATTGCCTTGCGTACTGTCAACAAAAATATGGGGATCAAAGTTATCAATCTCAACATTGAGTCCCATAGAAGCTTTGTTGGCAGCCATATTGGCAGCTAAACGACCGGCAACAAAAGGATCAATATTTCTTTGCTCAAGACTGATGGTTCCAAAACTGGGTTTTGTAATGCCATTGCTGAGTGTTTGTGCAGCAGCAAGATTCTCTTCAAGAAGAGCACGTTTGTTAAGCCTTAGTAGGGTTTCAATATTGCTCATAATGTCATTGAAGCTGCTGTGATGCTTGTCTTCAATAAGTTTGAGCACTGAGTTTTTAAACCCTAAATTGATTGCACTCAAAGCATTGACAAAAGGTTCATTTAAAACGGTTCCGGCATTGGTGGCAATATTAAGTTGCTCAAACTGCCTTAATAAAAGCTCAAGTGTC
This window of the bacterium genome carries:
- a CDS encoding outer membrane beta-barrel domain-containing protein, with the protein product MKNLKPQFILFFCSVCFFGIQHSFAQSFLDPETYAIQNRKYHMKNEFFFAASYLPIDAFEKGFGANFSYVYHFNDAFALELPQFTWIANQNTGLQNDLQLLFGLEATDRDSKNYVITSNIIFKPVYRKMLFFNRKIMHGESYVLLGGGFFNFDSGFKPTADLGFGLRLYLNQKLSIKTELRNYFIFDDLNPKNEPSIVVGLSFNRGGNGQKK